AGTCCCTGGATCAAAATGGCTTTGTGGCTACTCCTTGTAAAACCAGGATTAACTGGGATCATGaactgggagctgctctggggggCTGGCACAGGAAAGGGGGGTGTCTGGTTGGGCTGGTTGATGTCACCCCAAGGTTCATCCTCTGCTGTAGGTAGGAGTTGGGTACCTGCACTGGAGGGGCATCCCTCTCCACGTGGATGGAGAGGTGGCAAGGTGGGCTGTGATGGTCCGAGTTCAGTGGGAGGTGTTCAGGCATGATGGGGAGGATGGAAATCCTTCAGCACCAGCACTGGGGACGTGGCAGTAGGATGAGGGGGGAAcggtttccagctggaagtgGGGAGATTGAGTTGAGATCTTGGGAagaattcttggctgtgagggtggtgagaccctgggccaggttgcccagggaagctgtggctgccccatccctggcagtgttgaagggcaggttggatggggcttggagcagcctgggctggtgggaggtgtccctgcccatgcagggggttggatctagatgatcttgaaggtcccaccaacccaaaccaggctgtgatTCCAtaagacaggctgggagagttggggtgttgagcctggagaggagaaggctccagggagagcttagagcagcttccagtgcctgaaggggctccaggaaagctggggaggggcttgggacaagggcagggagggatgggatgagggggagggatggaaattgggagagggagctggaggttggagatgaggagggaattgtggagtgtgagggtggggagagcctgggccaggttgcccagggaagctgtggctgccccatccctggcagtgttgaagggcaggttggatggggcttggagcagcctgggctgctgggaggtgtccctgcccgtgcagggggtgggactggatgagctttgaggtccctcACACCCGAACCAGCCCATGATTCTGTCTCCTCAGTCCCTTGGAAGCCTGGAACTCCaggtccctcccagctcctgctgagagGAAACACCGAAGGCACCAGCGCGAAGCTCCACGCTCTAGCACAGCCCTCTGATTTATGCTAATGAGCCTCTTTTGCATATTGGAGGGAAtttgcagccctggctgcactCGCTGAGGCAGCACTTTGCTCTCTGCAGAGGAACTTTCCTTCCCCATCTCCAAAGGTTTCCATCAGCTCCGGGGACGCGGGCGCCGGGGCCTCTCGGGGTCACTGGGTCGGTGTCACCGATCCGGCCACATCCCAGCGTGGCTGCTGGGACTGACATCAACCAGCCTGGAGGTCTCCCCAGTGGATGGGGACATCTCGGGAGGGTGAAATCAAAGTGGGTCAGGGCTCAGCAGGTGCCACCGTTCCCCCTTTGTTCACGGCCCCGCCGCTCCTCGCTGGTGGCCGGGGAGACGCCGGTGGCCGTTGTCCCCACCGAGGGGGAGGGGTTGGGTTCCCAGCCCCCCACGTCCCTCAGCTGGTGCTGAACAAAGGGCCTGAAGTGTCTCTCAGGATGGAATCCCAGGCCTTCATTAAAACCCTTCGTTAGAAACATCTGCCTTGCTCGGCGGCTGCTGGGGATCCCAGAGGGGTTTGggttgaagggaccttcaagaccacccagtcccaccccctgcacgggcagggacacctcccaccagcccaggctgctccaagccccatccaacctgcccttcaacactgccagggatggggcagccacagcttccctgggcaacctgggccagggtctccccaccctcaccctccacaattccctcctcatctccaacctccatctccctctcccagttttcatccctccccctcatcccatccctccctgcccttgtcccaagcccctccccagctttcctggagccccttcaggcactggaagctgctctcaggtctctctggagccttctcctctccaggctcaacaccccacctctcccagcctgtgaAGCCAGGGTCCTGGGGACACCCCAAACATCATTGCTGGTTGTCCCCACCCAAGCTGGGGTCACTTGATGGCACATCCCTAGGCCAGACCTCAGCAAGAACCCATCCCTGGGATGGGAGCTGGAGTGATGGGATCCCTGTTGGTGGTGGCTGTGAtgaggagagctgggctgagaCTGAGTTGGaatctaatgaatgtctataaaTAGATGAGGGCTGGGGGTCAAGAAGGAGGGACAATGTCTTCTCACTTTGctctgtgataggacgaggggcaatgggctCAAagtcaagcacaggaagttcaacgtcaacatgaggaagaacttctcgGAGACTTTCAGGACTGGTCTGggtgcctttctgagtgatctgctctAGTTTTTTGTCCTCTTCTGGCAGGGTgaggttggactcgatgatctccatGTCCCTCCCAACCCTCCACATTCTGGGCTTCTAGGAAATGAGCCCGGACCCTACTGAAGCTCTGCTTCCAGAAACCTCAACCCCCTCCCTTCGTGCACCTTCCTCAAAACTGAAGTTTTCAGCCACTCATTTGGGGACTGGAGCTTCACGCCCACGCGCGGAACCTCGTGGTTCCTGAGGAACCaacccccttcccccccccccgagccccAGCTTGAGGGCTgatgggctgggagggaggggttTCCTTGGGGAGGAATTGCTGAGAGGGGGAGATTTCACTCCCAGATGTGAGTGTGGATGCTGAGAGGAGATGTCGGCAGCGCTGACGTGGAggttcttcttcctcctcttcatcatGCCAGGTACAGGGGCTGGTTTCCTTGGTGTGGGGGTGCtggattgggggggggggaggtggctTTTGGGGACCTTGGGGGACCTTGGGGATGTGCCTGTGGGGAAACCTTCTCTATTCCCACTCTTTATCCTGGTTTTTCCCATCCTGGCGTTGTGGTCGAGGCGTGACCCACCAGCTGCTTTCCCCAGGGTGTCACCGTCACCACCAAGGGTtgaggggctgctctgggggaacctggagaggggagaagacCCCAGAAATGGAAGTGAAACTGAACTTgactggggtggggagggggagatcTGGGCAGTCCCAtgctgagggtggggaggaggaaatcCCACCACCAACCTGTCccaccagcaggagctggtccCTGCAACGTGTTTCCAAGGCTGGGAAGGTGTCAGGAATGAGTGAGAAGATGATTATTTGTAGTTTCCACATGTCTGGGAGGAACTGAGGTCCTTGAGTTGGGGTCAAGTTCTGGGAAgatctggggctgttcagcctggagaggaggagactgagttGGGGTCTCATCAGTGCTGGTCAacatctccagggggtgtcaggaggatgggaccaggctcttctcagtgacaggacaaggggcaatgggcacaaactggagcacaggagggtcaagctgaacatcaggagaaacttctttgctgtgagggtgagggagccctgggccaggctgcccagggaggctgtggagtctccttctctggagacattcccaacccatctggaggtgttcctgtgagatcctgctctgggaagggtttggattagatgatctccagaggtcccatccaaccctgAGCACTTGGTGGTTCTGTGAGGGGTGGGCTGTGTCCAAGCAAGCCGAGCAGTACCAGTGTCCCCTTTCTTGGCAGCCTGGGCAAGACATCATCCCTCATCAGAGGTGGTTGGAGCTGTTGGTGGGGTGGCCTATCTCAGTCCCACTGTGCCACATCAGACCTACCACAGAACCCAGTGGAGACGCAACAACTCGGTGCAGATTGCCAACTGGGATGGTGGGGAGAAGGTCCACTACCTGGCCAGGTCCTACCAGGGGCGCCTGGAACTCTTCCCCAACCACACCCTCAAAATCAGCCCCCTGCAGAAAAGTGACAGCAGCATCTACCAGGTGTACCTGGAGGATGAGGAGGGTGAGGAGCACATCGAGGACATCCACCTGAAGGTGTACGGTGAGTGAGGAGGACGGGAGGGTTGTGGCACCATCCTGAAGGGGGGGACAAGGAGGTTGTGACATCCTGATGTCTCTTGCAGAGCTGGTCCCGCAGCCCACGGTGAAAGCCAACGTGACCAGAAATGACCCATCACGGTGTCAAGCCACCCTGGTGTGCTCAGTGGGGCTTGAAGAGGTGACCTATGAGTGGATCCCTCCCAGGAAGCTCTCACTGGAGGGTACGAATGCTCCTCAGCTGGGTGTCTCCTTCAAACCCTCAGAAGAAACCTACATCTGCAAAGTCAGCAACCCTGTCTCCTCCAACAGTTCCTCGTTGACCTACAGGCCCCCCTGCTCCTGGACAGGTACCACCCCCAGGGTGGCAAAACTCGGGTGGGCTGCAAGGTGACCTGGGCTTTGGAAGGTCCCCAGAGCCACAGGGGTGACCCTGAGGACAGTGGGTCCCTGCAAACCTAGAGGTGGCCCCCGTGGGTCTGGAGTGGTGGGTCCTTTTTCCCCTTGCGCtctgggtggcaggaggggaagggttTGGGGGTCCCCTGGAAGGGTTGGG
This sequence is a window from Apus apus isolate bApuApu2 chromosome 27, bApuApu2.pri.cur, whole genome shotgun sequence. Protein-coding genes within it:
- the CD48 gene encoding CD48 antigen; this translates as MSAALTWRFFFLLFIMPAWARHHPSSEVVGAVGGVAYLSPTVPHQTYHRTQWRRNNSVQIANWDGGEKVHYLARSYQGRLELFPNHTLKISPLQKSDSSIYQVYLEDEEGEEHIEDIHLKVYELVPQPTVKANVTRNDPSRCQATLVCSVGLEEVTYEWIPPRKLSLEGTNAPQLGVSFKPSEETYICKVSNPVSSNSSSLTYRPPCSWTGESSAAASFTTNVLVALGYPLVLLLLFTLA